The following proteins are co-located in the Microbulbifer sp. VAAF005 genome:
- a CDS encoding right-handed parallel beta-helix repeat-containing protein, which yields MKKLTIALCYILLTTAAISTSINSYAVTCGGSITTAETLTEDLNCTTNFAFSIVGPSGSLNMNGFTVTCPLTANNGIVLGGFFARISSGTVENCNNSITLTGDGSHQVVDVDIVNPTSTALFVISDHNFISGVQIQSNVPDSNFGIRIEDNDFNQVFGNTVDGMDNVGVQIEGSSNSVSGNIITNTSDTNGSGVGISIEPPGSSNIVTSNIIDQSAGEGILTFESDSNLISQNVVTNSLTGIAIDNADSNTVTINSVSDNTDYGIYIEDANASGNNILSNSSLNNGSFDLYSPDDPSCTANTWLGNTFVTSDPSCLN from the coding sequence ATGAAAAAACTAACAATAGCCCTTTGTTACATCCTTTTAACAACCGCCGCAATATCAACCTCTATTAATAGCTATGCCGTTACCTGTGGAGGCAGTATCACTACAGCGGAGACGCTGACTGAAGATTTAAATTGCACTACAAATTTTGCATTCAGCATTGTGGGTCCATCAGGCAGCCTTAATATGAATGGCTTTACCGTTACATGCCCTCTCACAGCAAATAATGGTATAGTACTTGGTGGTTTTTTTGCGAGAATATCCTCAGGGACTGTCGAAAACTGTAATAATAGCATTACATTAACAGGAGATGGCTCCCACCAGGTTGTAGACGTTGATATTGTTAACCCTACCTCTACTGCATTATTTGTTATAAGCGATCACAACTTTATCTCCGGTGTTCAGATACAGTCGAACGTCCCCGACTCTAACTTTGGTATACGAATTGAAGACAATGATTTCAACCAGGTTTTCGGAAATACTGTTGATGGTATGGATAACGTTGGCGTGCAAATAGAGGGGTCTTCAAATAGTGTTTCTGGCAATATAATCACCAACACCTCTGACACTAATGGCTCTGGTGTTGGTATATCTATTGAACCTCCTGGCAGCTCCAACATAGTTACATCAAACATTATCGATCAGAGTGCAGGTGAAGGCATTTTAACATTTGAATCAGATTCAAACCTTATATCTCAAAATGTAGTAACAAACAGTCTAACCGGCATCGCAATTGATAATGCAGATAGCAATACAGTCACTATAAATAGCGTTAGCGATAATACGGATTACGGAATATATATTGAGGATGCAAATGCTAGTGGCAATAACATTTTATCCAACTCATCGCTAAACAATGGGAGTTTTGATCTTTACTCCCCCGATGATCCAAGCTGCACCGCCAATACTTGGTTAGGTAATACTTTTGTTACCAGCGACCCTTCATGCCTGAATTAA